A stretch of the Streptomyces ortus genome encodes the following:
- the cimA gene encoding citramalate synthase produces MTETSELDDSFHVFDTTLRDGAQREGINLTVADKLAIARHLDDFGVGFIEGGWPGANPRDTEFFARAQQEIDFKHAQLVAFGATRRAGGKASEDPQVKALVESGAPVVTLVAKSHDRHVELALRTTLEENLEMVRDTVSHLRAEGRRVFVDCEHFFDGYRANPQYAKAVVRAAAEAGADVVVLCDTNGGMLPAQVQAVVATVLADTGARLGIHAQDDTGCAVANTLAAVDAGATHVQCTANGYGERVGNSNLFPVVAALELKYGKKVLPAGALSEMTRISHAIAEVVNLTPSTHQPYVGVSAFAHKAGLHASAIKVDPDLYQHIDPELVGNTMRMLVSDMAGRASIELKGKELGVDLGGDRELIGRVVSRVKERELRGYTYEAADASFELLLREEAEGRARTYFDVESWRAIVEDRPDGSHANEATVKLFAKGERIVATAEGNGPVNALDRALRVALEKLYPQLARLELVDYKVRILEGKHGTESTTRVLISTSDGAGEWSTVGVAKNVIAASWQALEDAYTYGLLRAGVEPPA; encoded by the coding sequence ATGACCGAAACCAGCGAGCTCGACGATTCGTTCCACGTCTTCGACACCACCCTGCGCGACGGCGCGCAGCGCGAGGGCATCAACCTCACCGTCGCGGACAAGCTGGCCATCGCACGGCACCTGGACGACTTCGGCGTGGGCTTCATCGAGGGCGGGTGGCCGGGTGCGAACCCGCGCGACACCGAGTTCTTCGCCCGGGCCCAGCAGGAGATCGACTTCAAGCACGCCCAGCTCGTCGCCTTCGGGGCCACCCGCAGGGCCGGCGGCAAGGCGAGCGAGGACCCGCAGGTCAAGGCGCTCGTCGAGTCCGGCGCACCCGTCGTCACGCTCGTCGCCAAGTCCCACGACCGGCATGTCGAACTGGCGCTGCGCACCACCCTCGAAGAGAACCTGGAGATGGTCCGCGACACCGTCTCCCACCTCCGCGCCGAGGGCCGCCGGGTCTTCGTCGACTGCGAGCACTTCTTCGACGGCTACCGGGCGAACCCGCAGTACGCGAAGGCCGTCGTACGGGCCGCCGCGGAGGCCGGCGCCGACGTCGTCGTCCTGTGCGACACCAACGGCGGCATGCTGCCCGCCCAGGTGCAGGCCGTCGTCGCCACCGTCCTCGCCGACACCGGCGCGCGGCTCGGCATCCACGCCCAGGACGACACGGGCTGCGCCGTCGCCAACACCCTCGCCGCCGTGGACGCGGGCGCGACCCACGTCCAGTGCACGGCGAACGGCTACGGCGAGCGCGTCGGCAACTCCAACCTCTTCCCGGTCGTCGCGGCCCTGGAGCTCAAGTACGGCAAGAAGGTCCTGCCCGCGGGCGCGCTGTCCGAGATGACGCGCATCTCGCACGCGATCGCCGAGGTCGTGAACCTCACCCCGTCCACGCACCAGCCGTACGTCGGTGTCTCGGCCTTCGCCCACAAGGCGGGCCTGCACGCCTCGGCCATCAAGGTCGACCCGGACCTCTACCAGCACATCGACCCCGAACTGGTCGGCAACACCATGCGGATGCTCGTCTCCGACATGGCGGGCCGCGCCTCCATCGAGCTCAAGGGCAAGGAGCTGGGCGTCGACCTCGGCGGCGACCGCGAGCTGATCGGCCGGGTAGTGAGCCGGGTCAAGGAGCGGGAGCTGCGGGGCTACACCTACGAGGCCGCGGACGCGTCCTTCGAACTCCTGCTGCGCGAGGAGGCCGAGGGCCGGGCCCGGACGTACTTCGACGTCGAGTCGTGGCGGGCCATCGTCGAGGACCGGCCCGACGGCAGCCACGCCAACGAGGCGACGGTGAAGCTCTTCGCCAAGGGCGAGCGGATCGTCGCCACGGCCGAGGGGAACGGGCCGGTCAACGCGCTCGACCGGGCGCTGCGGGTGGCTCTCGAAAAGCTCTACCCGCAGCTCGCCAGGTTGGAACTGGTCGACTACAAGGTCCGCATCCTGGAGGGCAAGCACGGTACGGAGTCCACGACGCGTGTCCTCATCTCCACCTCGGACGGGGCGGGGGAGTGGTCGACGGTCGGCGTCGCGAAGAACGTGATCGCGGCATCGTGGCAGGCGCTGGAGGACGCGTACACGTACGGCTTGCTGCGAGCGGGCGTCGAGCCGCCGGCGTAG
- a CDS encoding glycoside hydrolase family 3 protein, translating to MRRTALLVSATLLTGLLPFAAAGPASGADEPAPVPVDNFEGEIPFANPPAEGIFTWGSDADDPPTLRLAARDDAPQGDKVLAGTYDISGYGGFTHDFAFAEPAHDWSASKGIRFWWDGRNNGKKVNFELKDGGANGEASELWTTSFTDDFTGWKQLEIPFTDFTYRTDYQPVGGIDQVLGLTETWGYALTLPVGVKDEFAMDGVELYGKADQALRANVVTDAAVYPVKEGRSAAVKITVATTGSAPIEQPVTVAYETAGGTGESGKDYTPVKGELTFPAGTASGASRTVTVATLRDKAAENAETVPLKLTVTGAKAPAENPQVVIDAHGLPYLDAKLPVQKRVADLLSRLSLAEKAGQMTQAERGALTAPGDIAAYDLGSLLSGGGSTPTPNTPAAWARMIDGFQLRAQATRFQIPLIYGVDAVHGHNNLVGATILPHNIGIGATRDPQVAHDAGKVTAAEVRATGIPWDFAPCLCVARDERWGRTYESFGEDPALVESMETVIQGLQGAADGRDLRKNDRVLATAKHFVGDGGTEFGSSTTGSYTIDQGVTKVTRQQLEAVHLAPYQDAVDRGVGTFMPSYSSLDILGDGKGAVKMHARADMLNGVLKGRMGFDGFVISDWQAIDQIPGDYASDVRTSINAGLDMIMVPYAYKDFHTTLLDEVRAGRVSEKRIDDAVSRILTQKFKLGLFEKPYADTSGASKIGSGEHRAVAREAAAESQVLLKNAGGVLPLKKSQKVYVAGSNADDIGNQTGGWTVTWQGSSGDITDGTTVLEGMKEAGSSVTYSKDASAPTGGYDVGVVVVGETPYAEGIGDVGNGNDLALSAADKAAVDTVCGAMKCAVLIVSGRPQLIGDQLGDIDALVASWLPGTEGDGVADVLYGKRAFSGQLPVTWPKSEAQLPINVGDTAYDPQYPYGWGLTTLTKVSSGGLATLKGLAVAASLAERVGSEKAGRAVVAKARLLVQQKVGQGITSAVAKPFADADHLLLTGKYAQAVAKLTVAYKAA from the coding sequence ATGCGAAGAACCGCCCTGCTCGTCTCCGCCACCCTGCTGACCGGTCTGCTGCCGTTCGCGGCAGCGGGTCCCGCCTCCGGCGCGGACGAACCCGCCCCCGTCCCCGTCGACAACTTCGAGGGCGAGATCCCGTTCGCGAACCCGCCCGCCGAGGGCATCTTCACCTGGGGCAGCGACGCGGACGATCCGCCCACGCTGCGGCTCGCTGCCCGCGACGACGCGCCGCAGGGCGACAAGGTCCTGGCCGGCACGTACGACATCAGCGGCTACGGAGGATTCACCCACGACTTCGCCTTCGCCGAGCCGGCCCACGACTGGTCGGCGAGCAAGGGAATCCGCTTCTGGTGGGACGGCCGCAACAACGGCAAGAAGGTCAACTTCGAGCTCAAGGACGGCGGCGCCAACGGCGAGGCCTCCGAGCTGTGGACGACGTCCTTCACCGACGACTTCACCGGCTGGAAGCAGCTGGAGATCCCGTTCACCGACTTCACCTACCGTACGGACTACCAGCCCGTCGGCGGCATCGACCAGGTCCTCGGACTCACCGAGACATGGGGCTACGCGCTCACGCTCCCGGTCGGCGTCAAGGACGAGTTCGCCATGGACGGCGTGGAGTTGTACGGCAAGGCCGACCAGGCGCTGAGGGCGAACGTCGTCACCGACGCCGCCGTGTACCCGGTGAAGGAGGGCCGCTCGGCCGCCGTGAAGATCACGGTCGCCACCACCGGCTCCGCGCCGATCGAGCAGCCCGTCACCGTCGCGTACGAGACGGCCGGCGGCACCGGCGAGTCCGGCAAGGACTACACCCCGGTCAAGGGCGAGCTGACCTTCCCGGCCGGTACGGCCTCGGGCGCCTCGCGGACGGTCACCGTGGCGACCCTGCGGGACAAGGCGGCCGAGAACGCCGAGACCGTCCCGCTGAAGCTGACGGTCACCGGCGCCAAGGCGCCCGCCGAGAACCCGCAGGTCGTCATCGACGCCCACGGACTCCCGTACCTCGACGCGAAGCTGCCGGTGCAGAAGCGGGTCGCCGACCTGCTGTCCCGGCTGTCCCTCGCGGAGAAGGCCGGCCAGATGACCCAGGCCGAGCGGGGCGCGCTCACCGCGCCGGGCGACATCGCCGCGTACGACCTCGGCTCGCTGCTCTCCGGCGGCGGCTCCACGCCGACCCCGAACACGCCCGCCGCCTGGGCCAGGATGATCGACGGCTTCCAGCTCCGGGCGCAGGCCACCCGCTTCCAGATCCCGCTCATCTACGGCGTGGACGCGGTGCACGGCCACAACAACCTCGTCGGCGCCACGATCCTGCCGCACAACATCGGCATCGGCGCCACCCGCGACCCGCAGGTCGCCCACGACGCGGGCAAGGTGACCGCGGCTGAGGTCCGCGCCACCGGCATCCCGTGGGACTTCGCGCCCTGCCTGTGCGTGGCGCGCGACGAGCGCTGGGGCAGGACGTACGAGTCGTTCGGTGAGGACCCGGCACTCGTCGAGTCGATGGAGACCGTCATCCAGGGCCTCCAGGGCGCGGCCGACGGCAGGGACCTGAGGAAGAACGACAGGGTCCTCGCCACCGCCAAGCACTTCGTCGGCGACGGCGGCACGGAGTTCGGCTCGTCCACGACCGGCTCGTACACGATCGACCAGGGCGTCACCAAGGTCACCCGGCAGCAGCTGGAGGCCGTCCACCTGGCTCCGTACCAGGACGCGGTGGACCGGGGCGTGGGCACGTTCATGCCGTCGTACTCCTCGCTGGACATCCTCGGTGACGGCAAGGGCGCGGTGAAGATGCACGCCCGCGCCGACATGCTGAACGGAGTCCTCAAGGGCCGCATGGGCTTCGACGGCTTCGTGATCAGCGACTGGCAGGCCATCGACCAGATCCCCGGCGACTACGCGAGCGACGTCCGTACGTCGATCAACGCGGGCCTCGACATGATCATGGTCCCGTACGCGTACAAGGACTTCCACACCACGCTCCTCGACGAGGTGCGGGCGGGGCGCGTGAGCGAGAAGCGGATCGACGACGCCGTCTCGCGCATCCTCACGCAGAAGTTCAAACTGGGCCTCTTCGAGAAGCCGTACGCCGACACGAGCGGCGCCTCGAAGATCGGCTCCGGCGAGCACCGGGCCGTGGCCCGCGAGGCCGCCGCCGAGTCGCAGGTCCTGCTGAAGAACGCGGGCGGCGTGCTGCCGCTGAAGAAGTCCCAGAAGGTGTACGTCGCCGGGTCCAACGCCGACGACATCGGCAACCAGACCGGCGGCTGGACCGTCACCTGGCAGGGCTCGTCGGGGGACATCACCGACGGGACGACGGTCCTGGAGGGGATGAAGGAGGCCGGCAGCTCGGTCACGTACTCGAAGGACGCCTCGGCGCCGACCGGCGGATACGACGTGGGTGTCGTGGTCGTCGGCGAGACCCCCTACGCGGAGGGCATCGGCGACGTCGGCAACGGCAACGACCTCGCACTGTCCGCGGCCGACAAGGCCGCCGTCGACACGGTGTGCGGCGCCATGAAGTGCGCGGTGCTCATCGTCTCCGGTCGGCCGCAGCTCATCGGCGACCAGCTCGGTGACATCGACGCGCTCGTCGCGTCCTGGCTGCCGGGCACGGAGGGCGACGGGGTCGCGGACGTGCTCTACGGGAAGCGGGCCTTCAGCGGGCAGCTGCCCGTGACCTGGCCGAAGTCCGAGGCACAGTTGCCGATCAACGTCGGCGACACGGCGTACGACCCGCAGTACCCGTACGGATGGGGGCTGACGACGCTCACGAAGGTGTCGTCGGGCGGGCTCGCGACGCTGAAGGGCCTCGCCGTCGCGGCCTCGCTCGCCGAGCGGGTCGGCTCGGAGAAGGCGGGGCGCGCGGTGGTCGCCAAGGCGCGGCTGCTCGTCCAGCAGAAGGTCGGGCAGGGGATCACGTCGGCGGTGGCCAAGCCGTTCGCCGACGCGGACCATCTGCTGCTCACGGGGAAGTACGCGCAGGCTGTGGCGAAGCTGACGGTCGCTTACAAGGCGGCCTGA
- a CDS encoding serine protease — MKNLLKALKRCAVAGAATLAVISLQPLSSAQAAPAPVVGGTRAAQGEFPFMVRLSMGCGGALYTQQIVLTAAHCVGATGNNTSITATAGVVDLQSTSGRVQVKSTKIYRAPGYNGNGKDWALIKLATPINQPTLPIATTTAYNSGTFTVAGWGSASEGGAQQRYMLKAGVPFVSDATCRSYSGYSGLVASDEICAGYAAGGVDTCQGDSGGPMFRKDNAGAFIQVGIVSWGIGCARANAPGVYSEVSTFASAIASAAATL, encoded by the coding sequence TTGAAGAACCTCCTCAAGGCACTCAAGAGATGCGCGGTCGCCGGCGCCGCCACCCTCGCGGTCATCAGCCTTCAGCCCCTGTCCTCCGCACAGGCCGCGCCCGCGCCCGTCGTCGGCGGCACCCGCGCCGCACAGGGCGAGTTCCCCTTCATGGTCCGGCTCTCCATGGGCTGCGGCGGCGCGCTCTACACCCAGCAGATCGTGCTCACCGCCGCGCACTGCGTGGGCGCCACCGGCAACAACACGAGCATCACCGCCACCGCCGGGGTCGTGGACCTGCAGTCCACCTCCGGCCGGGTCCAGGTCAAGTCCACCAAGATCTACCGGGCCCCCGGCTACAACGGCAACGGCAAGGACTGGGCGCTCATCAAGCTCGCCACGCCCATCAACCAGCCGACCCTGCCGATCGCCACCACCACGGCGTACAACTCCGGCACCTTCACCGTCGCCGGCTGGGGTTCGGCCAGCGAGGGCGGCGCCCAGCAGCGCTACATGCTCAAGGCCGGCGTGCCGTTCGTCAGCGACGCCACCTGCCGCTCGTACAGCGGGTACAGCGGCCTCGTCGCGAGTGACGAGATCTGCGCCGGCTACGCCGCCGGAGGTGTGGACACCTGCCAGGGCGACTCCGGCGGCCCGATGTTCCGCAAGGACAACGCCGGCGCCTTCATCCAGGTCGGCATCGTCAGCTGGGGCATAGGCTGCGCCCGCGCCAACGCCCCCGGCGTCTACAGCGAGGTCTCGACCTTCGCGTCCGCGATCGCCTCGGCGGCAGCGACTCTCTGA
- a CDS encoding N-acetyltransferase, with amino-acid sequence MTWLPTDFAHPLRADAPSGLHLRPISGADAALDYPAVMGSRERLWSIFGEAWGWPAATITYEANKADLERHAAEIDAHESFNYVLFDEAETTEYGCVYIDPPEKTGADAEISWWVVDEQAGTDLERDLDAFVPRWIAEAWPFERPRFIGRDLSWKEWLALPDRT; translated from the coding sequence ATGACCTGGCTGCCCACCGACTTCGCCCACCCCCTCCGCGCGGACGCGCCGAGCGGCCTGCACCTGCGGCCGATCTCCGGCGCGGACGCCGCGCTCGACTACCCCGCGGTGATGGGCTCCCGTGAGCGGCTGTGGTCGATCTTCGGCGAGGCCTGGGGCTGGCCCGCCGCCACGATCACCTACGAGGCCAACAAGGCCGACCTCGAACGGCACGCGGCGGAGATCGACGCGCACGAGTCCTTCAACTACGTGCTGTTCGACGAGGCGGAGACCACCGAGTACGGCTGCGTGTACATCGACCCGCCGGAGAAGACCGGAGCCGACGCCGAGATCTCCTGGTGGGTCGTCGACGAGCAGGCGGGGACCGATCTGGAGCGCGACCTGGACGCCTTCGTGCCGCGCTGGATCGCCGAGGCGTGGCCCTTCGAGCGGCCTCGATTCATCGGCCGGGACCTGTCGTGGAAGGAATGGCTGGCCCTGCCGGACCGCACCTGA
- a CDS encoding YceI family protein, producing MGIFGRKDTDTASATPGAVSPDLAALTGDYTIDPAHSTIGFVARHAMVTNVKGGFQDFTGSLHLDGGDPAKSTASIDVTMDSISTGSEDRDGHLKSADFFKTEEFPTMTFRSTSAEALGGDDYRITGDLTILGTTKPLSIDLEFNGAAKDPFGNERVGFEGKAEILRSAWGLTWNAALETGGVLVSDKIKLTFDISAIKNAA from the coding sequence ATGGGAATCTTCGGCCGCAAGGACACCGACACCGCATCCGCGACGCCCGGCGCCGTGAGCCCCGACCTCGCCGCTCTGACCGGTGACTACACGATCGACCCCGCGCACTCGACGATCGGCTTCGTGGCGCGCCACGCCATGGTCACGAACGTCAAGGGCGGCTTCCAGGACTTCACCGGCAGCCTGCACCTCGACGGTGGCGACCCGGCGAAGTCGACCGCTTCCATCGACGTCACGATGGACAGCATCAGCACCGGCTCCGAGGACCGTGACGGTCACCTGAAGAGCGCGGACTTCTTCAAGACGGAGGAGTTCCCCACGATGACCTTCCGGTCCACCTCGGCCGAGGCCCTCGGTGGGGACGACTACCGCATCACCGGTGACCTGACGATCCTCGGCACCACCAAGCCGCTCTCGATCGACCTGGAGTTCAACGGGGCGGCGAAGGACCCGTTCGGCAACGAGCGCGTGGGGTTCGAGGGCAAGGCCGAGATTCTGCGCTCCGCGTGGGGGCTCACGTGGAACGCGGCGCTCGAGACGGGTGGGGTGCTGGTCTCCGACAAGATCAAGCTGACGTTCGACATCTCGGCGATCAAGAACGCGGCCTGA
- a CDS encoding polysaccharide lyase 8 family protein, with the protein MTPARRTVLLAAALASAAPLLASAPAAHAADDDPYDTLRRRWLEIALGAGYDPAAEPYASRLAETGELARGFRASMAPTANSLWPGYPYDPPAGVTQSYSRLWTMTQAYVQEGTRSTGDAGLLADVLRGLDHLSATVYNPSTTRYGNWWEWQIGSPRLLMDIVAALSGELTDARVAAACAAVDHFVPDSMLGDYTGTSTGANRVDLCRSVALRGILGRVPGKIALARDALSPVFPYVTEGDGLYADGSFVQHTWVAYSGTYGQVMLDGLGRLFALLAGSTWEVTDPGRQIILDSVEKAYAPLIHDGLMMDSVNGRAISRGYLKSDDRQVMRGDHFHGQALIAAIALLAQGASAAERDRWQGRIKGWIERDTVTPILTARQFGVADLARLHAVADSALPAAPEPPGHQLFAAMDRAVHRGAGTGSGRGPGFTANISMASERIAYYECGNGENPRGWHTGAGMLYWWAGGSRSDQYTDWFWPTVDWYRLPGTTVSTKRLADRAGGEWGEPKPAARWVGGTTDGEFAAVGQHLPGLGSTLQARTSWFCLDDAIVCLGAGITATDGVPVETIVDNRNLGEGGTQRLVRGPGWAHLEDHGGWIILDGQEPRTLREDRTGAWSDINTTSTTERRTRRWQTLWLDHGTDPVDATYAYAVLPGASRRTVAARAADRHRLSVLANDSGRQAVSVPALGLLAANFWRPGTAGPLTATAPASVLVRRRGGTATVCVSEPPRTGEALEIVWDRPVRGAVRADPGVEVLATGRRLRLRITPGTVCASLECEVTLS; encoded by the coding sequence ATGACTCCCGCCCGACGTACGGTCCTGCTGGCGGCGGCGCTCGCGTCGGCGGCCCCGCTCCTGGCGTCCGCCCCCGCCGCGCACGCGGCCGACGACGACCCGTACGACACGCTCCGCCGCCGGTGGCTGGAGATCGCCCTCGGCGCGGGGTACGATCCGGCCGCCGAGCCGTACGCGTCCCGCCTCGCCGAGACCGGCGAACTGGCCCGCGGCTTCCGGGCGTCCATGGCGCCGACGGCGAACTCGCTGTGGCCCGGCTACCCGTACGACCCGCCCGCCGGTGTCACCCAGAGCTACAGCAGGCTGTGGACGATGACGCAGGCGTACGTCCAGGAGGGGACCAGGTCCACCGGCGACGCGGGCCTGCTGGCCGACGTCCTGCGCGGCCTCGACCACCTCTCCGCCACCGTCTACAACCCCTCCACCACCCGCTACGGCAACTGGTGGGAGTGGCAGATCGGCAGCCCCCGCCTCCTCATGGACATCGTGGCCGCCCTGTCCGGCGAGCTGACGGACGCGCGGGTCGCCGCCGCCTGCGCCGCCGTCGACCACTTCGTCCCCGACAGCATGCTCGGCGACTACACCGGCACCTCGACCGGCGCCAACCGTGTCGACCTGTGCCGCTCCGTGGCCCTGCGCGGCATCCTCGGCCGCGTCCCCGGGAAGATCGCCCTCGCCCGGGACGCGCTCTCGCCCGTCTTCCCGTACGTCACCGAGGGGGACGGGCTCTACGCCGACGGGTCGTTCGTCCAGCACACCTGGGTCGCGTACTCGGGAACGTACGGGCAGGTCATGCTCGACGGGCTCGGCCGCCTCTTCGCGCTGCTCGCCGGTTCGACGTGGGAGGTGACCGATCCCGGCCGGCAGATCATCCTCGACAGCGTGGAGAAGGCGTACGCGCCGCTGATCCACGACGGGCTGATGATGGACAGCGTCAACGGCCGTGCCATCAGCCGGGGTTACCTCAAGAGCGACGACCGGCAGGTCATGCGCGGCGACCACTTCCACGGGCAGGCGCTGATCGCCGCGATCGCGCTCCTGGCGCAGGGCGCGAGCGCGGCGGAACGCGACCGTTGGCAGGGGCGGATCAAGGGCTGGATCGAGCGGGACACCGTCACGCCGATCCTGACGGCGAGGCAGTTCGGCGTCGCCGACCTGGCCCGTCTGCACGCCGTCGCCGACTCGGCCCTCCCTGCCGCCCCCGAACCGCCCGGTCACCAGCTCTTCGCGGCCATGGACAGAGCGGTCCACCGGGGCGCAGGCACCGGCAGCGGAAGGGGCCCCGGCTTCACCGCCAACATCTCCATGGCGAGCGAGCGGATCGCGTACTACGAGTGCGGCAACGGCGAGAACCCGCGCGGCTGGCACACCGGCGCCGGAATGCTCTACTGGTGGGCCGGCGGAAGCCGCTCCGACCAGTACACGGACTGGTTCTGGCCGACCGTCGACTGGTACCGGCTGCCCGGCACGACCGTCTCCACCAAGCGGCTCGCCGACCGGGCGGGCGGCGAGTGGGGTGAGCCCAAACCAGCGGCGCGCTGGGTCGGCGGCACCACGGACGGCGAGTTCGCGGCGGTCGGACAGCACTTGCCGGGCCTCGGCTCGACCCTCCAGGCCCGCACATCGTGGTTCTGCCTCGACGACGCGATCGTCTGCCTCGGCGCGGGCATCACCGCAACGGACGGCGTCCCGGTCGAGACGATCGTCGACAACCGGAACCTGGGGGAGGGCGGCACACAGCGTCTCGTACGCGGACCCGGGTGGGCGCATCTGGAGGACCACGGAGGCTGGATCATCCTGGACGGACAGGAACCGCGCACCCTCCGCGAGGACCGCACCGGCGCCTGGTCCGACATCAACACCACCTCCACCACCGAACGCCGGACCCGCCGCTGGCAGACGCTCTGGCTCGACCACGGCACGGACCCGGTGGACGCCACGTACGCCTACGCCGTGCTGCCCGGTGCCTCGCGCCGCACGGTCGCCGCCCGCGCCGCCGACCGGCACCGGCTGTCGGTCCTCGCCAACGACTCCGGCCGTCAGGCGGTCTCCGTACCGGCGCTGGGGCTGCTCGCGGCGAACTTCTGGCGCCCGGGAACGGCCGGCCCGCTCACCGCCACGGCCCCCGCGAGCGTGCTCGTACGCCGCCGGGGCGGGACCGCGACCGTCTGCGTGAGTGAGCCGCCGCGTACCGGCGAGGCTCTGGAGATCGTCTGGGACCGGCCCGTACGCGGGGCCGTGCGCGCGGACCCGGGCGTCGAGGTGCTGGCCACCGGACGCCGGCTGCGGCTGCGGATCACTCCAGGGACGGTATGCGCATCGCTGGAGTGTGAGGTGACTCTCAGCTGA
- a CDS encoding acyl-CoA carboxylase subunit beta — translation MTVLDETESLADEPADARGRVAELQAIRAEALRGPSDKATAAQHAKGKLTSRERIELLLDEGSFNEVEQLRRHRATGFGLESKKPYTDGVITGWGTVEGRTVFVYAHDFRIFGGALGEAHATKIHKIMDMAIAAGAPLVSLNDGAGARIQEGVSALAGYGGIFQRNTRASGVIPQISVMLGPCAGGAAYSPALTDFVFMVRETSQMFITGPDVVKAVTGEEITQNGLGGADVHAETSGVAHFAYDDEETCIAEVRYLLSMLPQNNRENPPATESEDPADRRSDVLLDLVPADGSRPYDMTKVIEELVDDGDYLEIHERWARNIICALARLDGQVVGIVANQPQALAGVLDIEASEKAARFVQMCDAFNIPIVTLLDVPGFLPGVDQEHGGIIRHGAKLLYAYCNATVPRISLILRKAYGGAYIVMDSQSIGADLTYAWPTNEIAVMGAEGAANVIFRRQIAEAEDPEGMRVRMVKEYKAELMHPYYAAERGLVDDVIDPVETREILIRSLAMLRTKHADLPSRKHGNPPQ, via the coding sequence ATGACCGTTTTGGACGAGACCGAATCCTTGGCCGACGAACCCGCGGATGCCCGTGGGCGCGTGGCCGAGCTGCAGGCGATCCGTGCGGAGGCTCTTCGCGGACCCAGCGACAAGGCGACCGCGGCGCAGCACGCCAAGGGCAAGCTGACCTCCCGGGAGCGGATCGAGCTGCTGCTGGACGAAGGCTCGTTCAACGAGGTCGAGCAGTTGCGGCGGCACCGGGCGACCGGCTTCGGCCTGGAGTCCAAGAAGCCCTACACGGACGGTGTGATCACCGGCTGGGGCACGGTCGAGGGCCGCACGGTCTTCGTGTACGCCCATGACTTCCGTATCTTCGGCGGCGCGCTGGGCGAGGCCCACGCCACGAAGATCCACAAGATCATGGACATGGCCATCGCGGCCGGCGCGCCCCTGGTCTCGCTCAACGACGGCGCGGGTGCCCGTATCCAGGAGGGTGTCTCGGCGCTCGCCGGATACGGCGGCATCTTCCAGCGCAACACCCGCGCCTCCGGCGTCATCCCGCAGATCTCCGTGATGCTCGGCCCGTGCGCGGGCGGCGCGGCCTACAGCCCCGCCCTCACCGACTTCGTCTTCATGGTCCGCGAGACCTCGCAGATGTTCATCACCGGACCGGACGTCGTCAAGGCGGTCACCGGCGAGGAGATCACCCAGAACGGCCTCGGCGGCGCGGACGTCCACGCCGAGACGAGCGGCGTGGCGCACTTCGCGTACGACGACGAGGAGACCTGCATCGCGGAGGTCCGCTACCTCCTGTCGATGCTCCCGCAGAACAACCGTGAGAACCCGCCGGCCACCGAGTCCGAGGACCCGGCGGACCGCCGCTCCGACGTGCTCCTGGACCTGGTGCCGGCGGACGGCAGCCGGCCGTACGACATGACCAAGGTCATCGAGGAGCTCGTCGACGACGGCGACTACCTGGAGATCCACGAGCGCTGGGCCCGCAACATCATCTGCGCCCTCGCGCGGCTCGACGGCCAGGTGGTGGGCATCGTCGCCAACCAGCCGCAGGCGCTGGCGGGCGTGCTGGACATCGAGGCGTCGGAAAAAGCGGCGCGTTTCGTCCAGATGTGCGACGCTTTTAACATCCCGATCGTCACGCTGCTGGATGTGCCGGGCTTCCTGCCCGGTGTCGACCAGGAGCACGGCGGAATCATCCGCCACGGCGCGAAGCTGCTGTACGCGTACTGCAACGCGACCGTGCCGCGGATCTCCCTGATCCTGCGCAAGGCCTACGGCGGCGCGTACATCGTCATGGACAGCCAGTCCATCGGCGCCGACCTCACCTACGCCTGGCCGACCAACGAGATCGCCGTGATGGGCGCGGAAGGCGCCGCGAACGTCATCTTCCGCCGCCAGATCGCGGAGGCGGAGGACCCCGAGGGGATGCGGGTGCGCATGGTCAAGGAGTACAAGGCCGAGCTGATGCACCCCTACTACGCGGCCGAGCGCGGCCTGGTCGACGACGTCATCGACCCCGTCGAGACCCGCGAGATCCTCATCCGCTCCCTCGCGATGCTGCGCACCAAGCACGCGGACCTGCCCTCCCGCAAGCACGGAAACCCGCCGCAGTAG
- a CDS encoding acyl-CoA carboxylase subunit epsilon codes for MDMPDIRVEKGHAEPEEVAAVTALILARAASAPAEAPAHRGHPKAGWRRLERTPGFRAPHSWQG; via the coding sequence ATGGACATGCCTGATATCCGCGTCGAGAAGGGCCACGCCGAGCCCGAGGAAGTAGCCGCGGTCACCGCGCTCATCCTGGCCCGCGCGGCCTCCGCGCCCGCCGAGGCGCCGGCCCACCGCGGCCACCCGAAGGCCGGCTGGCGCCGCCTGGAGCGCACCCCCGGCTTCCGGGCCCCGCACTCCTGGCAGGGCTGA